The Eleginops maclovinus isolate JMC-PN-2008 ecotype Puerto Natales chromosome 6, JC_Emac_rtc_rv5, whole genome shotgun sequence DNA segment ttctacacacacacacacacactttcatgcAAAATCCAGAAggctgaagagtgtgtgtggccAGGTAATGCAAAAGAAACAGCCTCACCTGAGCACCAGTCCTCTCTGGATGGTCGTCTTCATCTTCTGCGTCAGATGCTCCACGTTGgcctgaaaaacacagaaaaaagtccCGCGTTAAACCGGAGCGCTGCAACCTGCACGAGCAGCGGGAAAAGTGGCAGTGTGGAGAGGGTGCAGGGGGGGGGTTACACCACCAGGGGGCGCCATGTCTGCTGGTTTACAGTGGGCTTAATACAACAGATTCTTTAGCTTTTTGTTTCTCATATGGAGTAAAATCTATTGActtcaaacaaatatattagTGTTTTTGTAGAAGAGTGAGGTTATATCATTTACGTGCATGTTTATTTCTAACGCCACTTGATTgcatataaaaaacaatcattataataaaacatttattttgtaagcgCTTTTACAGATGCTCAAAGTCACTTAACAAAGGTAAGaatgaataaagtaaaagtcacattaaaatcaaTTCATTCTGACAGTAAATCAACTGCAGTAGATCCAAAGTGAGTAGAACAAAACCAGagtagatgtgtgtgttaggtgAAAGAGTTGTGGTTAACTGAGCAGAGTTTAAATGTGACAGTCCAGACAACTGTCACATGACCTGATCCGTCTGTAATGGGTTAGTGATGCAGTGCAGATTTAATACCACGTTTCCTCATACGCAGAGGCTCATAATCTGGGTCACCTGCACACTGAAACATGCAGTAACAGAGCCAGGAGGAGACTCTCAAAATATATCCAACTGAGGTTAAATTAAGGCTCTGAAATACGAAGAGGAACTGCTCTTAAATCCACCAGAAGAGAGACTCTACGTTGCCTCAATCCAGGAGTTCTTTTGGCCTCCTCTCTCTGACCTGCAGGTCCCGGATGTCGAACGGCTCCTCGTAGATGTAGACGGTGTCGGCGCCGGCTGCCAGCCCCCCCACGGTGGCCAGGTACCCGCAGTACCCCCCCATGGTCTCGATGATGAAGACCCGCCGCTTGGTGCCGCTGGCCGACTGCTTGATGCGGTCGCAGGTCTGAATCACACGCAGATTAAACCATTGTTACCAGAAACACCGGGGAGCTGTTCACTGAAGGAGAGCTGAAATGACTCACTCATAATAaagtattcatttcatttaattagtAAGTAAATAGTGAGGGTTTAAAATACTTATAGCTTTCGGCAGTCGATGTAGCTAATCAGAATTTTGAGCTAAACAAATCTGATAGGAATTTGGATGTATGTCCATAAACTACCTCATAAATAATCAGAATAATAAACGTTGCATATGATCAGCTGCAGCTCTATTTTAGCAAGTAAACTGAGTAAACATGCAGATTTAATGACCTTTTTgcagtctcagagtctcagtgaTGCACAGGTTAACTCCGTATTGACTACTGAAGAAAATAACATAACGCCTTTATGCAAAGTCAAAATACTAACATCATCTATGCTGAGCTTGAATAGTGATGTAGATAACTCACATTTTATAACTGGCCTTCAGTACAGATTGAAGACTAAGACATGCCCTGTTCACTTGCTTATTGAATTGaaagctacattttattttgaaaaactcaaAAACAGTTGTTGGAAGATGATATGAAAAACTTTAAGCATCTGtctctgtatttactttaaaataatgacagCATGCGCTCTTTACCAAACTGTCAAAATGACATAAAGGTGTGCAACATCAAATattctcaaaataaaagcttctctttcttttttttggagaTAGATTAATTGAATGTGTCTCACTTTCTTGATGCCAAAAGAAATGGGACACATGTGGGTAAAGATTCCCTTCTTGTAAAACATAATTGAAGTGTGTTCATTGGTATTTATGTCAGAGTTAACCTGTGCATACTGGCTCTTCGTTAGACAGAAGTCTAACCTTTCTAGTATCAACAGAGCAGCGGGTAAACTTTTTACAACccagaataaaaacaagtcaCGGTGCACTCTTGAAACACACAGCATCACACACTTCACTGGCAGGAAGACACAGGTAAAGATCATCAACACAACATAACAGCAGTCACTGACATGcaggtgcattatgggaattAGAGTTCTGTTCATCAGGATATTTGTACTCACAGATTGCAGATTTACTCCTGCTCTCACATTCAGATTCTTCCACAAAAACTGAACTTGGGAGAACAATTTCACTCTCTACATAATTGTGATTTTCCTGCTGTTTTAATCTCTATTCTGGCCCTTACCTCCACGATGGCGTTGAGCGACGTGTCGGCGCCGATACTGAGGTCGGTGCCGGGCACATTGTTACTAATGGTAGCAGGCAGCATGCACATCGGGATGCAAAACTCCTCGTGGTCGACCCGGGCCTCGAACAGCTCCAGCAGGGACTCAAAGGCCTGAAGGCCGTGATACAGCGTTAGACCAGCAGGGGGCACACTGAATATCTcaaggtgtgtttgtgatgaGGCTACAGGTGTCAGAGGCTGCTTCATGGTGCTCAGTGCCTCCCTTTACCTGTTTCCTTCAGTGCTGACATTAAATTGGTTGTATATTCAGGTGTGTCCCAATTCCTTAGTACATAATGAATATTTAAGGTATGTTTTAGCAATGCATTTTCACATTCATTATACTATttatgcatgaaaaaaaaactacattttccacTATTTATCTTGTGTTAAGGGCCAACATCTACAAAATCTTGTATCCACACAACACATAAGACCTCCTAACGATTTCTAATGAAGAGTTTTTGGCTCAAATGTCCCAGTTTAAGAGAACAACCACTGAATATGAACCACTGGAACTAATTCTGCACAAATAAATACGTATATTTggtgatttttttaatgaatctaAATATAATCTTAGGAGCTGTCCAAACCctgaaaataacatgaaatatttctcattttaaagatgttatCCATTCAGAACTTATTCCTTTAGTCCATCGGGGTTGAAGGACACAAGTAAAGGGAGGAGTTCTTCAAACTGAGACCATGAAGctctgtaaagtgtgtgtgagtggatggtctgcagtgtgtgtgctgctggctGGCTCTCTCCATTGGACCATTGGACGGGGGCTTTGGCTTCCCATTGGCTGACAGGAGATGGGATGGGGGCAGTGTGttgggaggggggaggggttgGGCCTCGGCCGAGCTGAAGCGGTGTTGACGCGACAACAACAAGATAAAGATTAGGGCGGCTCTCCGGAGGACGAGGGCGACGTTTCCTTTTATGAGAAAGAATGCACAGACCTCTGTGAATTCACACAAACAATATCCAGACTGCGATGCAGGACTCCTACCTGCCTACagagcacgcacacacactctctaaacGTGCCTAcagagcatgcacacacactctctgcacGCTCTGACCCTTTGCCATTTGGATGCCGCTTCAGCGTCCCTGTTGCACTGAAGCACATCGCCCGCCATCATCTGCTGTTTCCACGACAAACATGGGAGGGAGCCGCACAAACACGCAAGGGCCACGCAGGGAAAACATGCCACAACATTCCACTGCATGCACTTACCTGGGGCCCCCGCTGACCGGTTCGCATCCTGCTACAATCAGCAATAAGGGATCCTTCTGTATGATGTTGACTTTCTACTCTTTCCTTTGACATGCAGCTGCAACCAAACCAACAGCTAAAGTCCCCGGCCCTGTCCGCATTGCAACATAGATTGTTGGAAATATTAGAAATAAGGACGTTAAATAGTGTAATCTATCCCTATTTTATAATTACTGTTCTGATGGTTTTGTTTATGTGAAGTCGTTCACTGACAGTAACTCATCAAAAACCTCCTGATTGTTTTTATGAGAATGCGAGGTGTCCATCAGGGAGGCCCCATCTGTCACAGGCTGGATGGTGCGTGTTAAAAtcccaatcacacacacacacacacacacacacacacacacacacacacacacacacacacacacctgatccAGCCACACTTACATCAGTAATGGCGTTCAGAGCCGTGTCTGAGCCAATGCTGAGGTCTGACCCCGGGATATTGTTGGAGACGGTGGCGGGGACCATAACCATGGGAATACACAGCTCGTTATGTGTGCTCCGCGCCGCTGAGAGCTCCAGTAATCCCACGTAGGCCTGAACAGCAAGAGCCACAGCTTAGTGTTTGAGGATGTGCAACACAGGGATGAGGAAGGGGAGAAGAGTGAAGAGGCCGAGAGGTCCAAACAAGTGCAATGGAtgtgaggacagaggacagtttTTAACAAAGTTATGATGGTAGGAGCTTTGAATCTGTAGCATTTCTACATTAAATAATGCTAATTCACACATTGTTGTTCATGCATTTTGTcttaaaagttttttaaaaatgcaaaaaagtgaACAAATGATTATCAGTTTGGTAAACTTTGGAGTTCTACGGCcaattatatataaaagaacatttatttgagCATTTCCATTGAGTTGTTTCGGTATTTGTTTAAAATTTAGCAATAAGTAGCTTTTCTATTTGCTATGGTGTGCATAGCGTTGTAGAATACCAGTGTGTAACATACTGTAGGGCTGCTCAATTTGGATAAAATAAGtcattgtaattattttaattggTATTATAGTTGCACAATGATTACCAATACTAGAAGGATCGATCCTTTCTGAAACTGTATTCACATTATCATAGAAAAAGTATGGATTAGAATccaattgtgatttttttaggATGATCTGAGACATTACTGCAGGAGCCCATAATTCAGTCAGACATTTTCCCATATTTAGCTTTTACCAAAGAAAGCTCTTACTGCGATTTGGATAGTGCACTTTCAATCAAATGTTGAATAATTGTGCAGCCGAAGTTCATAAAGAAGCATTTCCCCATCTATGAGTCACTAAAGACCAAAACTCCTCTGAGAACTCTGCAGAAGTAACTATGAAcataaaaatgtggattttgttTAGGTGTGTTGAAGACGCAGACCTGTGGTGGGCGGGGCTTATAGAGAAGGCGCTTGAGGGGGGCGGGGCTTGTTGGTGCCAGATATGTAGTAGTAAGATCAGAGACAGTCATGGAGGGAGCGACAGATTAAAGGGCTGAAGGACTGTGGTGGTGGGAGGAGCCAAGAGGAGAGAGCCAGACCAATCACAGTGGAGAatgagacacagacaggaagtagacgTACTGTAGCTATAGAGACACGGAAGAGGCAGTGATCATTTAATGgccaagctttttttttacatcgtttttaatcctaatttatttacttttcataCAGAATTTTAAAATAGGGGTCGATTAGTGATGGAAGATACCTTTTTCCAGTATTTTCTCTTAGTATTAGGGATAAAACTAGCGCTGGGATGAATAGAAATCCATCAAACATCCAAATATTTCTGATTAAATTtgatattttacattcaaatcaACCCAAGGTTTTGGCTGTGCAGCTTGGCCACGAAGTGAGAACCACATGAGGATAGACGAGGAGAGAGCTGACAACAtttagatgtgttttaaatgttttctgagGATATGGTTATACAGGAAGTCcacaaatgtgttgaatattgAGATTTCTTAAAGAGCAAATCAGTGGAATTAGCAATGTAAACAACTCAACACATAGTGCTTGTAAAATACTGAAAACAACCTAATGAATGAGcaataaatgaatcaaaatactCTTTTAGATTAGCTTTTATACAATTACTAGTAGCTAGTTCACACTAAACACACTTAGAAGTAAACATTAGtactgaaaaataaaggaaatacgAATATTGACTGACTAATAAAACATTATGCTGAAGGATCAGGTGAAAGTACGTACCTCAAATCCTCCGATGACCAGCAGGGCGTTGATGTTGTGGATCTTAATCTGCTCAGCGATCTCATCCAGATGTTTGCCAGGGAGAGTTCTAGCACAAAGGAAAAGACAGAGGTcttaaaatgtggattttgtttagatttttaatCAGAAAACTGAGAAgatgtttataaaatgtgtcGTAACGGTGCAATTTCACAGAAAATATGTATCAATTTCGGTTGAAATACAGCAAAGTCTAAAGGGTGTTAAGATTGGGTAATTAAGCTAATTGAGGTTCAATAccaaaatgttgttattgacTCTACACTATAGTTATTTTTACGGTTAGAAATCACGAGTCTAAAGCAAAAAAACTGGATCTTTTGAGATatttgagagaaagaaaaggagttTTGACATAAGGAACAATCAATGAACACAGGATTTTGAATCACCTTTAATATCGTCACTTTAATTATGACTGATCTTTAGGTCTGAATTACACATCCACACTCACCGCTTGGTCCCGAGCAGGGAGCCTCCTTGGCCCGTCCAACCACCGACGTCTCCCCATTTAATCTCCTTGATCTGGtagtaaaaacacattaacctcaacatgcacactttacacttaacagtacatttatatttgatttgatattcCATTCCACTATGTCTATCTGTATATCTCTTATTTTTATTCCTAATTATTTCTTTTGCTTCACagtgtattttgctgctgtaattctgattctgattctgatcacaggtcattcctttttatttaaactactTTGAGTGATGTGGAATGTCTAGACGAACAGGGACGCTGATGTCCAGACTCATATCTCTGCATAGCACTTAAACGTGGAAAATTCCCAGTATGGTTAGGATTCAAAACTCCTTTCTCAGAGGTGTGTTTCACGTATTAGTACCCTGCATTCCTTCTCGTCTCTGTGCTGTTGCTCTTTCTCTGTGCCAGCGTGTCTTCCTCTAACCGGCAGCTCTGGAATACAATCAGCGCTGCGCTTAGTCTGGTTTTCAGCCGAGGATCACGGCTTTACTTTTCAAATCAAGTGTAATCCTCCAGACACGATGATAACTCTCCTCTCTTTCAACAGCCTCTGTCTGCACAGAGGAAAAGATGTGCTGTGTGTTCataggaactgtgtgtgtgtgtgatgctgtggGAGCAGAGTAATTGGCTTACAGTAAGTAGCGCTGTTTATCTGGGCACGCTTGAATCTTATCTCAGCGACAGCACCGCCACGTTCCTACTGCCCTGATAAAGTCACTATGACCTCTGAGTAATCGAGCTTACCCCTATTGTTTACTTTGAATAAACGTAAGCACGTATGGACGCATTCATGGAAAACTAAAGATGCATGATTCGAAATCTGGAGGATGTTTGAGGGATCATTCTGCAGCTCATCGTGctttaacaaaaatacagaagATGAAATGATTTGagtttttctctgcagctctaaCATACTTTCAATACTTTCATACATATATTCCCTTGTACAAATGTAGTGCTTCCAGTTTCAATATTGCACTTGTCCAATCTGGGTTACATTTTGCCTCATTGTGCAACCTTGTAGTGGATCGCTGAGGAGCCAAAGGCACCAGATGTAATGTGGATTATGCTGGAGGTGCAGGGTGAGGTAAGGACTCAGAGTGAAGGCGGAGAGGCCTGACTGATCTGGTTTTGAGATATTCTCGTCAGCGGTGTCGAGTTCAGGCGGTTATTGTTCTGCAGATACCTGAGTAGCGTGGCAACACAGTGAGCACAGCGTGACGGTGATATTTATCTAGCCTGAAGAAACTTCTCTTGAGTCCTCACAATATTGACAGCCGAGCTTTGCAAGATATTCCATAATGGAgtatctgtttgtgttatttttttctaaaaatattaaGAGTTTGCTGAGTATATGTTTAGTATATAAATACCTAGTTGTGTTTCTCAGCGTCTCGTACCTGTCCCTTGTAGAATCCCTCGAAGCCGTCGTTGATGGCGAACATTTTGTGTCCTTCAGTGATTCCCACTCTGACGGCAGAGCGCACGGCGGCGTTCATCCCTGCAGCTGGAGCGCCGACGTTCAGCACCGCCACGTTAAAGTTGCTCTGCGGAGGACAGAGGGccgcagtcacacacacacacattacacactcCAAACAGTACGACTTCAGGTTAAAACATCCAAGCTTTGTCACATCTTCCCTCCTCAGGTGCGAGGCTTTCATTCACTGTACATTCACCATGTACAGCATGAGGATAGGGCTGCAGAAGATGGTGTACCAGCAGCTGTTAGAGGCTTTATGATTCATTTCCAGGCATTGGAGACAAGCATTGAGTTCTGCAGACATGAAGTAGGCAAAACTAACTTCTTCTTTTTGACTTTTATCACCACAGGATTCGTCTGCAAATGGAGAATTACTGTTCTCCATCTGCACTGCCTCATAGTCCATGTCTCATTAACTGCTGAGGCTCCAGGCAGACTTTgcctcagagcagcagcaggcaaaGATCAGCTCGCATGCAGGAAGCAACATGCCGCCTGAGAcgcagaggagcagcagctgtccTATCATCAGAGGCTAAAAATAACGGCGgcaaaatgcaacattttactCACTATCCACGAGTATCCTTGCTATTCAAACTCCAATAATCGAGCAGGTAGTGGAGTTTGAAACGTTTTAGGATGTAATTCAAAATTGCTGCACACAAAAGACTACAGCACCCAGAATGCACCTGACCGGGAAGTACCTTAAGCTATCGTTCAAGTCTCAAGAGCCGCTGGTGGAAAGATACATTAGGATGAATAACACTGGGATTATCTTGTGATAGATATGTGAACAAATGCTGTGGTTTGGTTGTGAGGGAGCTTACATTTGGAAGTTCAGAATCTGCTTTCCGGTGCGAGAGGAGTCTGTAGGTGGACAGGTTGTTTTCAAAGCTCCTGCAGGTAGATAAATAAACAAGGTTAGCCAATGTGCAAAACCCACAATGCATGTGAGCTCGGTTACTGATGGTGTCAAAGCCTTTAGAGTCAGTTAGAAATCAATGCAAACCGAATCAGGAATCTGTGCAAGAATTCTCAAACAGGATGAAAGCAGAAGAACAAAGAGAGACATCTGCACAGTAAATGATGCTAGCGCTCCGTTAGCTCGTTTTAAGCCTCATCTGTTTAGTCTAATTTTCTAACTTGTTTGTCAGCAAATTAATCTGATATATGATCTTATCAAAACCAGTTTGAAGCATACCTGCCACGCAGTCTCACAGCCTCTTCAAACTTCTTCTCATCCATGGCCTTCTGCACCTCCTGGGTCTGaggacaaaacacaacagagtttctccatcacacacatctGAATCTGCTTTATCTGCCACATGTGCTTCTCTGTTGAGACAAGTTTCTGGATCTGTTTCATAACGGAAATGTTTGTTGTCTTGTCTGTCGGTAAATGGTTGGCTGGGTTGCTGTCGAACTGGGAGCACCCTGACCCAATGATCATGAGAACTATTCTACCCGACGactctgctgttttatttcccaCTGattaaaatatctgtttttaacATGGAGCTGTGATCCAAAGTGCTTCAAAAGCTATATTTTAACCAATAGAAGTTATCATATGTTATCTTatatttattggacattttgctgttaatgtacatgtttttttccaatctaattacattttatattgcacattctttatttaatttcttattttgaaagaaatatttggatatattataatatataatattattattattattattattattattattattattattattattatattaatatattattattttttattatattaatatatatatattttttaagtcgatttaattttatttttttctaaagtgTTAAatgaagtattctgattctgactgaTTGattataacaaaacataaagtcTAAGAAGAGGTCTTTTCTGTACTACACAGTGCACACCTTAGTGTTacgtacacgtacacacacacacacactcttaccaTCTGCACACACTCCATCAGTGGGAGTCGAACTGCCTGGTTTCCGACCAGAGACACGACGCAGGCCGGGGTGGTGGCCGAGGCCTCCAGCAGCGCCAGCACCGCCTCCACCCCCATGCGGCTGGCCtgcaggggtcagaggtcattgAGAGGTCAATACTGAGAAGCAGCATGTCTTTAATGTtagtaaataaaacatctggCGTTTTCCGAGGATTGAAACTTGGACTGAAAACGTTTAATTTGGACTTCTGTACgaaaaatgttcacattaagTTTACTTTAACAGCTTTTTCATGACTCACCAGGATCCTGTCGAAGGCCGAGGGGGTCCCGCCTCTCTGCACATGGCCCAGGATGGTGACCCTGGTGTCAAATCCCAAGCAGCGAACTACCAGCTGGATACAGAGGGAGAGACGGATAATGACATATAGTGAGGATGAAGTGCTTCATACAGGAAATACATACAGTAGTGTCCTGTACGCTGTACAATAAAAGCTGTTccatgttttaattattaaaggGTTTCACTGATAAAATGACAGctttaattgttatttaagtttaatcaaattaaaacgCAACTCAGCAATCTAATATCCTTCATTTCGTGCATGCATGAATTAAATGGGGaccatacaaatataaaaacataaaaaaccaAAGGAAAAATCAAACGTCATGCGAGCGAATGCAAAAAATCGGGCACGCAAAAGTGACCTTGGCttattaaaaattaaacatCAAAGGGACAGATAATGGGATTCTAAAAATAGGGATATATGGTGTCAAGAAAACATAAGGGAGTGGGTATTTTAGTAAAGAAATATTTGCATTAAACTATCAGATAGTGTGAACCATCAACGAAACAAACCATGAAGTAATAAACTCATGCATGTGTTGGAGAGTGTGTGGAGAGTGTGTTGAGAGTGTGTTGAGAGTGTGTGGAGAGTGTGTTGAGAGTGTGTTGGTCTGCTCACATCTTTGATATAGTCTGGAGTGATGGCCTTGTTGTGGCTGTCTATGGCTCCCTCTGCTACTATGATAATGTTCAGCCTTTTCTTATCGGCACGGTTCTGCAGGGATCAGAAGAAACACAAGCTTTAGAAATCatgacagaaaacattttgcatttccaaaacaaaaacatgcatttacagGAAAACCTTTACATCATGAATAAACCAGGATATTTATTTGGttaatttcaatagtgtttacttgtctgacagtttatatattatttatttttatgcataTATATCTTTCCTCTAATGCcggtttgtttttactttgaattcTGTTTCTTCTTTGAGGTGTCTACACAtgcattatattgtattatgctgctgcatcacaaacatttcccagtctgggattaataaagtgatGTTTACCTTTCTTATTAAGTTAGGTAGCCTTTTTTATTCAGGAAAGTGTCTGAGAGTTTTTcaccaaatgtgtgttttcatcttcATGAAGCATTGGAAAACTTTAAACCCTCCACTGTCTAACTCTAAGGATGTCCTGTTTGCTATGCTTgcaatcttcttcttctttccctctTCAAAGCCAAGTCACAGACGCTTAAAATACACATTACTGCCCCCGGTGTCCGTCAGTGGCACattacataattacattttatattgcaca contains these protein-coding regions:
- the LOC134865920 gene encoding ATP-dependent 6-phosphofructokinase, platelet type-like isoform X1, which gives rise to MSGAAPKRQDTRKFFENLSGAGKCIAVLTSGGDAQGMNAAVRAVVRMGIYVGAKVYFIHEGYQGMVDGAENIKEATWESVSSMLQVGGTVIGSARCKEFRSHEGRLKAAHNLVQHSITNLCVIGGDGSLTGANLFREEWSGLLEELQQQGLIDKEAALSHSELHIVGMVGSIDNDFCGTDMTIGTDSALHRIIEVVDAIMTTAQSHQRTFVLEVMGRHCGYLALVSALACGADWVLIPEMPPEDGWEDNMCQKLSENRADKKRLNIIIVAEGAIDSHNKAITPDYIKDLVVRCLGFDTRVTILGHVQRGGTPSAFDRILASRMGVEAVLALLEASATTPACVVSLVGNQAVRLPLMECVQMTQEVQKAMDEKKFEEAVRLRGRSFENNLSTYRLLSHRKADSELPNSNFNVAVLNVGAPAAGMNAAVRSAVRVGITEGHKMFAINDGFEGFYKGQIKEIKWGDVGGWTGQGGSLLGTKRTLPGKHLDEIAEQIKIHNINALLVIGGFEAYVGLLELSAARSTHNELCIPMVMVPATVSNNIPGSDLSIGSDTALNAITDAFESLLELFEARVDHEEFCIPMCMLPATISNNVPGTDLSIGADTSLNAIVETCDRIKQSASGTKRRVFIIETMGGYCGYLATVGGLAAGADTVYIYEEPFDIRDLQANVEHLTQKMKTTIQRGLVLRNENSNENFTTDFIYQLYTEEGKGVFDCRKNILGHMQQGGAPSPFDRNFGTKVAAKAVQWISRTLKDSYKGGQVFANSEDTACLLGMRRRAMVFQPVSQLRDETDFVHRIPKEQWWLKLRPLMKILAKYKTSYDVSDSGQLEHVTRVRPKESKPSV